The genome window attGATGCCTACATACATTTAAGTTtactttgcttgtttttcactagatatttttttactgtcttatttattttgcttgtttgcctcataaatgttaaactgttaaaaGGTTTTTCCTCTCAGAGGTCTCACATATCCTTGTTTTCTGTCTAGGATAACAAAGCAAAGCTGAAGACTTATTTCcatcttgtaaaaaaaaacaatcaatgCAGGATTTCACTGTACCATCAAATTTgaataacaaatacagtataaatctTTAGCAACAACATTGGCagtacacagatacacacacacataaaaaatacatacttTAACTTCCAAATTTTCcatcaaacattttttataaaacagttCTAAATACTGGTAACTAGTTTCATTTTTACACAATATAATCTAAAGAAATATGTTGGCACTGAACCTCACGAAGCACAAAGCGGAACAACTATTATTATTCACCTCTTCCCCGACATCACTCTTCAGATCTGCTGGGTGTTAAGTTAGAGTAGGATAATGCACGGATGACGTAGATGAAGTAAAACCATGGAAGGGTTCATCCAGTGGAAGACTATGCTAATTAATAATTCTGattaaattgttatttaattttcttgtcATAGGGTCATTTATGACTTTATCAGGAAattctaaatataaaaatataaaaatgacattCATTGATTGTAACCTCTTTTATAACAGTGTGCAAAAAAACtgtacttttaaaaaatatatgatcTGTGAGTTTTAGATCCAGTGTCAGTTTTCTTCTAATCCACACTGTGGCACACTTAGAGTCACGGTTGATGACAACGTGGTGAACAGTCAGCATTGATGATGAGTGCAGTGACAGCAGGTCACAGGACACAGTAGTTCagtcctctgtgtttttaaaagctgcagtcTTCACACCATCATCTTGTTGTCATCACACCTCTCTGTAGTTTATCGCTTGTACTTGATGTTGGCTTCAACTGGAATAGGACATAGCTATTAACTGGATGGATAAACCTTTGTGCATTAaattttatacatacatacatccCCCCTTAGCATTAGCATGTGACTTTAGTAAACATTTTACATGCAAAACATCATTTTTGAGTATTGTCACTGTCACAGACCTAGTCAATGCTAAACTAgtctcatatatatatatatatatatatatatatatatatatatatatatatatatatatatatatacacatactgaAGTGCTAAAGAGTGTTGCGTGATAGATGTGATTACACAGgatgctgtttatttctgcttaCTGGTATAATCCTGTGGCGCCATGGGCCTGGACATGACCTGTTTGAGTGCGTCCATCCACTCTTTTTGCTCCCTCTCCTTCTCACACATCAAGATAAATTGTCGGTCCGGTGTCTCCACCATAACACCACAGTTCCACTTGTTTCCCCGAGCATACTTTGGAACGCACTCCTTCACAGAGTAACCCTTCGTCTCTGTGCCGATGAAAATTGCCCCCAACTCTTCTGCATCCTAGATTCAAACATACCAGTGGTTAAAGTGTTTGAGAAACCTCGTTATAGCAGTAAGCAGCACTAGATGAGAACAAGAAGAGCCTCTCTCCTCACCAGCTGGCCTTTGAAGTATAGCAACTTCCTGTTCTGAGAGTCCAAAATAAACCACCTCTTTTTGAACGCCTCCTTTTgctgttaaaacacatttattgtaaacagaaaaaaagtgagaattcatttgaatattttcGATcaaaccacaatttccccaactatttttataaaacctttttctactgtatgtatcattcgtgtgtgtgtgtagtaagaggaacagaaacatatattcaaatatatatGTACTACACAGAAACCTAACAGGTCTTTTACTGAACTCTGGCTCAGTGCATATTTACTGTAAGTCAATTTTGCAGtactataattattataattattaacaCCTTATTTTTAACCTAACTTACCAATGGCCCTGTCTTCTCCATGTATCCTTCTTTGAGGTAGTTTCTTGTTATCTTTGGTATCAGCTGACAAAAAGACAGTAAAGGTACATGTGTGTTACGCTTTAAAATATACAAGcaaaaagttgttgttgtttttttaatcacagttaAAAAATGAGATTTAACTGAATTTACTGTGAATTAACTATTCATAGATGTGGCAACACTTTgtcatttcatctgtttttttaaaggccTTACATTTACCTCGTCATCATTTCCAGTCGGGTATGCTGTCTTCAGGTATGCATAGCGAGCAGCACGAATGGCGTTGTACCATGAGACTATTTCCTAGAGTAGAAGAAGAAGTCCTGAGCTTTCCCACTGCCCAAAAGCCTAAAAACTGTAATCCCACtggttatatttttaaatgatcatGCAGTCCCACCTGAGGACTTTCGTGATAAACGTAGAGGTTCCTGGTGTGATCGTCCTCTTGGTAGGTGAGCTGCAGCCCATGAGGATGACCAATCTTCTCGGGTTGAAAGGTGGCATTCAGGTCTTTGATGGCAATTATAGCTTTGGGGCCTTTGGACTCCTAAATAACAAATAAGTAATTGTGCATTTCAGAGCTGGTAGAAAGGATACAGCTATTAGATTCAATTCATGGGCTGCTGTATGTGCATTTTAGCAGCATTCATTTAGTGTAAATGAAGGTGACAACAGGTACAATATGGAAGCAAAAGCAAGACGACCCCCACAACTCAACTACTGTCTCTCAAATGGGAATTAATCCCTCAAGAGAGTCcagaatataataataaatattcatatcAAGTCCAAGGTCCAAAGCAAAGTGGGGGAAATTGAGTGAAATAGCAATCTGTGGCATCTGAGCCTGTGTTCTACCCATTCAGTGATGAACTCATCTCCTCATCTGTAATTGGTATTTAGTATTAAATTGTTGTCGTTTCCTTCACATTAAACACAAAAGGAACATTTCACCTCCACGTGTTGCAGTGTTTAGAAATGGTAGCTGCACTCGAAACAAACATGTTGCACATATAAGTCATAAAGTGCAGTAAAATTGTGTCAGGGCTGCAGAGAactcacattttctttgttgtagTACGTCAGGGTGAATTCTCTGTCTGACAGAACAAACTTCCTCTTCAGAAACTGTGCgttgtcttttcctttcttccacAGCATTCCTTCATAATAACCTGGAGTCAAACCAAGAAACTATGTGAGACACTGGACTTACGCAAAGTGAagatttttgtttcttgtgCAGACATTTTGGAAAGACTAATTATCTGGCCAGTTTTCACTTCCCGATTCTTTCTTTATATGAAGAACAGGTTTTTCTTGCACAGTTCTGCGTGTGTATGAGGAaccacatatttacatttgtcttaCACCAGACAGactaatatttgtgttttatggtACAGTGTGTTTAGAATACAGTGATCACCTATGGTATATGCGACTGGTGGATACTGGATTTCTCCTGTGAATTCCATCCTCTCATATTTAGCCCGGATCCACTGATCTCTCAGGACGCTGCAATTCAaggacaaatataaaaatagtgtAGATAGCCAAAACGAAGTGCTGCTGTGACATAAGGTGTCACTACAGGATCTATTAGGCTTTGATCCATCAGCAGGAAGTCATCCATATTTCACTTCTACAGTTGATAGTTGCACTTCTCTCTATTTTTTGGCTGTGTCATGTCAGCGGTCTCTTATTGGTCACAAACACTGGCACCCACACAACCAAAAATTCCATTATGGAGACATCGTATAGTAACAAAGATAGTTTTGTGAAGAGTGTCACCATCCTGGAAAAATActtacacacagtcattttgCCGGGGGCGGTAGTAGTACACAGGAACAGCTTTCTCATACAAAGTTCGGACTCTGGCGTTGCCATTGGATTTCATGAACTTCCCAGGTCCCAAAAAAGATTAGCAAGTAAAGATTACATATCACCAAGAGTTAATGGGTTGTAATAGCTGTAATGAAACAGGTGGGGGACACAATAAAGCTGCCTCTACCTCCACCAGTTCATCTTCCCAGAAGTCCAACTTTATGGATTTGACCCGGCTGGACAGGCTGCGATGGATGCCGGAGCAGttgagacacacaaacacacccactttGTAGGATGCCCAGTCTGGATCTGTAGTGTGCAGAGGGGGAGAGATTCAAATGCAACAAGTTGTACTGACAAAGCAAGAAAGTGACAGACAATCTTACTGGTTTGttgtaatacaaaaaaagaaatgcctGGTTGTGTCCTattgtcatgtttctgtctaTGAGATCATTTACCCGACTAAACTTATCAGACggttttcatttacataaacGATAAAACTGTCCAGGAAAACAGAGGGATCTACATCACGAATGATAATTGTGTAGCATAactttgtctttctttactCCCCACCCAAACTCCACCCAAACCAGCTCTAGCAGTAAAATGCTAATTACACACTGGTGCACCAGCAGTCGTCTGATAATGTAGGCCACTAATACCCATACAGGGGAAAATATTCTGTGTAAGTATTCTTCTTGTGTTGGTTAATACTTTAACACTTTTATAAGTACTATTATCTAATACCACCCCTGTGATCTACCTTTAACACGATTTGAAATGCTGAACTTTTACTTGTTATGATCACTTTTTCTATAAGTAGAGGCCAATTAGGGTTATTAATTACAAAATACTCTTTTAACTGTAGCATAATTTAAGTTGAATctaataaacagaaacagatctGATTATATTTAgtgatattaatattaaaagaataaatcagattgaagataaaaaaaaagcacttcaGCCGAATAATGATAAGAATAAATGCTGGTTTTACGCACCAGTTAAATCGTGATAACCAGTGAACTGATTTAACTGATTTTGGCACTGATTGCTTACCAGGCGCGCCGCAATCAGCGCAGCGACTGTTGTCCGGCTGCTTCAGCAGTTCCAGTAagatctttttgtttctctcacgGTTTGCCATTTTGGTACAAAATCGCGGTCTCTCCTCACACGACAGTAAATCCCGCCATCGAAATTGAGCATGTTGGTCACATAGTTTCACTTGTGTCGAAACGgaacactggaaaaaaaaaaaaaaaagctctatATAAAAAGTGGAACTTGTTGTAGAGACTTTCTAGATGTCacaacacactgtacatgtggCCCTCCTTCCTCTGGAGCGCCTCCATCTGCTCTATGAGAAAACAATATAATCTGTACTTTTATCTCTAGGGGCTGTCCTTCATTCACGGTGCTCttcctgctgttttatttatttagaaaaccGGTCTACCCACTGTGCAGATACCACAGCATGCCATTAACTTCAGGCTGTGACGTCACACAAACTAATTAAACTATTAACGCCACACACTGTACATTAGGTCACATAAACAGTGGAATAAATTTAGGATCAGactgtcaaatattttattcttggttttgataaacctttatttggacacaaccaaaacaaaagaaaaaccccACTGTGAGTAATGTGTACATatttaatgttgaaaataaaaaaaataaaaaaaatctatgtgtCATCGTGAGGGTGACAAATGAGAAGTTTCTATTAAAAGATTTCTGCCTTTTATGAACATGAACAGAACCAAGATCCTGAGTGCATCAACAGTAATTTGGGTGGagacattttacacacagcCTTTACCAATACAAGAGCAATTTCTATTTTACACGTTAATCTCTTACAAATTATTGATTCATACTTGCTCCTTAAAAGCAAATTCtacttgataaaaaaaaactttgcaaGATGCGAATTGATTTGATTAGAGGCTACAAAACACTActgtacaaaaaataaaaacactgtagcACCACTTAATCATATAAAGTATTAACATTCAGTGCAATGTTTGAAAGCACCAAAAGTGCTGAATCAGTTCTGTATTCAGTGATTCAGTCATTTCCATCTTGGAGGAAATTCATGGAAACTTCAGACCGTTCACTGTGATCTGCTAACCACTTCATCTCAGGTCAGGATCAGATCACAAAACAAAAGGCAACACCTTTCTATTGCCAGACTGCCAGCCTCTGTGTGATAATGTGAACATGTCTAGTATTTTCCGTGGTTTAGGGAAAGTCTTTAGCAAGATGTTGTAGAGTACTCTTGTCCAGTCCAAGGTGGATTGCGTCGAGGTAGTGCAGAAATctagaggaaaaacaaacagacacaaaaacacagctcagAGTTATCTGTAGTCATTAGTATTCACGTacactttaacacatttatttgcaGCTCAACATCTATACGCTTGGTGTCACAACAGTAATAAAACCAACATCACTTGAGCAAACCACATCCTGTTCGTTCAAGCcaagacctgctgctgctgctgctgctgctgctgctgctgctgctgctggccaACTGAAAACCCAATAATGACTTTTGCATGCTCACCTCCGTTTAACTTTGCCCTGCTCCTTCAGCTGCTCTGATCTGCAAATGGTGCGAAGTGTTGGCAGGTAGTctagagcagctgctgctctgtttccaAAAGTACCAACCAGGCCTCTCAGCATGAGGCTCTCCatcacctctctcctctccagcacctGCCTGGAGTACATTAAATCACATTAGCTTTCTTTGAACTGAATATTAATGAATTCTTTGCAGATTTACATTGACAAACAAGGCCTAACGTTAAAGAGAGAGTAATAAGACTCACTGTGGTTGACAGGGATTGTCTTGAGTGAAGCTGTAACCTTCACAATGAGAGACCACTGGGAGGGtgagtgctgctgcagcctcttttCTCAGCTCCCCTTCCAGTTTTTGGGCTTTGTCCCAGGCCTCTGCGACAGAAGCTTGACATCTGTGGAAGCTCAGCAACTCCACAGCGGCCTGGATCTCCAACCCACGCTCTTCCCTCACCCAGCTCCCTCTTTCACTCTCAACCCTTGACTCATCTGTCATCCCGTCTTTTAACACTGCACAAACTGGTGACGTTCGTCTGTGAATATTGCTCCCTTCTGGATGAACAAACAAGGAAGTGTCTATGTAGGACATGTTGTCTAAAAAGTCAGCTACTGATTCTAGACATTGGGAAACTGGGAGATTTTTTAGCCTCTCCTCAGGAGAAAGAGGTTTCCTTTTCATAGTTTCAGAAACTAAACTTTCTTTGACTTGCTCCTTTGCCTGAGGAGCACCCTGTGGCttgcagagagacaggaaacTATCCTCTGAGTCTGAGTCACTGTGCAGTCCATTCTGATCAGGTAGACAGTGTCGccttttgttcttcttcattctACTGGAAACTTTAACTGGACTGCCATCGTCTGAGTAATCGGCTGACTCAGCTGTGTGCAATAACCTTGTATGGGATGGAAGCATGTCGGGCTGTAGGCAGCTGGATGACAGTGGCTCTTTTGGGTGAACAGAAGGATGGATTTGCGATAGAGAAGCAAATTGATCCAGTTTATGGGTAGAGGTAGCCAGCGGTGTACGTGGTAGAGGTAAGAGAGTCTCCATGTTGGAATAGAGTAGGTCCACCCCTCGTCGCctgctgtctgtcagcagtTTCCAGCAAACCGCCTCCTCCTCTGGCTTCTGCTGACATGTACCCAATCAGAATAGTATAATTAGTAAAGAATACTATGATTGTACTGAAGAAATCTTAATGAGGCTAAAACATGGTGACTCATTTAGACTTAGTTTTATTATGTGCTTGTACGTGGATGGGGTAAATTATAGGTTTACCCTGAGCAGCTCCCAGATGTCTCTTTGAGGTTCTATGTTCAACAGGCCCAGCCTTGTCTCAGTGCAGCCGGTGTCACAGGAAGGCAGAGTGGATGGGACAGCCTCTGCACACAAGGTCGTGTCTGCTGCTTCTCCATCAGTCTCTGGCTTTAGTTCAGCTTTATACACAAATGAATAGAAAATAGATTAGGTTAAAAGATAATTCATAATAATTACTTTACAGCTACAAAGTGCTTTTCAAACATGTCATGAGACTAATAAAATACTAACTATGTTGATTAAAagccattttaatttttttctgctgaCCTAAATACGTGCACTTGTTTGGACAATGTGGTCTTAGCAGGTCAAAGACATAGTTTGGACATAATCTGCATACTTGCTTTGTGAGTGATTGGTAAAAGTTTGAATTATTTCTAAAAGCAGAAGGAGGGACGATAAAATTGATTCCATAGTTCCAGTAAAACAGTTGTTCCCTTAGGTCAACAGAATGCAGAAATAGTTTTAAAAGATACTtcccaaatgattaaaataataattaaacatttaaaaatggctGTCATctaaaaattattaaaaacctAGCAGTCTATAAATTCGTCCTCATCCTTACTGTTTTTgccagtgtgtgtcagtggccTGGGTATATGGCGACCCCCAGCGCTGCGGGTCCAgaactgcagctgcagtaaacTTTGCCTGATGTCGCAGCCATTGAGTCTGAGCAGAGAGGTGATGTCTGACAGGTCTGTCCTCATATCTTCAGCCAGacacaaaagctgcaggtagCTGCCCACATTTAACTGTAACAGAGTCAGaagaagacaaatgaaaattattgacattttatcaTCACAAGCTCAAGCTATATTTAACTACCCACTCAATCTGCATGTGCTAACAGTGCTATGTTGATGAATCCTCTACTCACCACCGATGGTGTTTTGAAGTGGATTTCTTCAAAGTTACCATCAAACATTGTGCTGAAGGCAGGatctgaaaatgtaaacaaataaaatgaaacttttttcaactaaaataaataaataaaaaacagactgaaGTATGAATAAATGCAGTCCAGTAAACAGGTAAGACGTCACCTGTGACTGTTCTCTTACTCACCACTGGTAGTGAGGATGACTGGCCTCTTGGTAGTGGTCATGAACGTCTTGATCGCAGCTAGAAACCCAGAGTCATCGTCAAAAATAACATCCACTTCTTCAAACAGGATAAGTGAGGTAGCCATCTTCTTGCTCTGTTCTTCATTAGGCGTGGAGGCTGATGGTGATTTGACGGTGaggtctttatttttaatggcAGCCTCATTTTCTTTAATGGCTTTCTTGGAAGAAGCTATGGACAGAAATGATGGATAGAGTATAAAAAGCTCAATACTTACTATTAAACAACCTATaagtaaaaacactgacacattaaAGGTGTATTTACCTGTTGGTTCAGTCTTCGCTGCGTTAGGTAGCTGCTTATTGGAGGTAGGTTTGAAGAAGTTAGCTAATGAAGTGGGGGCCAGACCTCCTCTTCTAGCACCTCTTGGTGACTGGGGAAGTTTTCTGGGAGAGGAAACTACTCTGCGCGGAGAGTTTACCTTTcctaaaggaagaaaaaacagttgAAATACTCCTACTATAGAcataaacaagcaaaaacagatAATCTCAGAGGTCAATAGCGCGTGTGAGAGTCAGCTCTGTACATACTGGGAGAGGATCCAGGCCTGGCAGTGCCAGCACTGCTGCTTGTGCCATAGCTGTTGAAGTAAGTGGGTTTGTGGGCGTTGACCCCCTGACTGTCCACCTGGTGCGACTGAGTGGCTTCTTTCAACTGAGACAGAATAAGACGTCCACTCCGCTGAGATGAAGCATTCACCTCAAATACCTTCGGAGACCAGATGGTTGTTAGTAATTATGAGACTATCCATCCCAACGcactgttttaaaatgcagttgGTGTATTTGTACCTTAAAGCCCAGCTCCTGAGCACAGGCATATACCGCAGCAGTTTTTCCCACTCCAGTGGGCCCTGTAATGAGCAGTGTATTACACAATGTGTCCTCGCCATCCTGTGAGTCCTCTTCTCCACAGTCCCAGTCAGAGTCTGCACACAAAAGGCCATCATCCAGTCATGAACAGTGAGACAAGaatatgaagagaaaacaagatcAGTATTTCTGTCTAATCTCCCACCATTGCTGCCTTCCTCctgtttcttgtctttctgcttttttctctcctctcggTCTGCACGAAGTTTCCATTCCTTCAGCCAACTGTACAAAAAGGGGAAAATGAAATACTTTCCCCCGAAGTCCtgatatagtttttttttttttttgtatacagCAAGTACATTTACCACTGTTTTTATAGTGATACTGTGAAATTAGAGCACCTCACCTGTGTAGTCTCTTAACTGAGGCACTGTTGTCTAAAATATCACTGGAGTGCTGGGGTTGATATTTATCTGTCCACAACACATCTTCTTTCACCACTTCTGTTGAACAAAGAGCAGAGCTTCAGAAAAATGTTTGCCTTATAAAAATTACTACAGTATACTGCAAAAACATGagtgaaaaacagtgatgtctgtttcaatacatttaaataggGTATATTTAATTGTTGATTGCAAACGTGCACTGACCCATGACTTATTAGACTAATAGCTAAGAATCTCTCATTAAATCAGACTAGGTTAGGTATTATGTATTTGTTATCTTTGTTACCTTTTTTCCCAGTGTCCTCTCCCAGTAATTCATCTACAATAATAACAGAGTCATCTGTGGATGGGACCTCAGGCTTGGACCTCTGCAATCGTCTCGTGCGACCTCCCCTTTTTGTTCGCTCTAGCTCAGGTGTGGAAATATCCTCTTGCGAACTGCTGGCCCGCTGTTTCTTTGCCACCTTCACTGCGTTTGCTCCTTCATCATCTatccttttcctctttcctcctaTTGGTTCAGCTGGCAGTTGGGTGTTCTTAAGTCTGGATGGTTCTAGCTCTAGTAGGTAAAATACAGCGGTTCCTgaggtttattttcattttatgcaCTATTTCCATCTTTACTTTGGCTGACTTTTAAGACTGACCTGCTGTatagtgctgctgctggtgatcAGTGCGTCTCTTCAAGAAGCGAGTGATAAACATCTGAACAGGGAAGAGAGGATTAGAGGTGCTGATTTCCTCCATTAGAAGCTGCCGAACACTTTCCGAGATTTCAGGTCTCCAGCCCGAACCCTGAAAAGGAAAAATTCTATTAGTCAGTGTTATGTCTGCTGTAGAATCTTTTCTCATAGCATCACATCTGTTTTTGGGTTTTCTAccaaaaaatgaacaaatgtacaaacaaattaGACAGAAGTTATGTTAATTATGTAATCAAATTCAAAGTAAGTCTATGTGCGCTGtctgtagtaactgtagtaaaTTTTGTGACAGGCCATGACAATCATTTCAACATACCTGTTCACAGGGTGCTCTACAGGCGGGTTTGGTCTTCAAGCAAAACGAGCTGCTAACAGATGGTAGAGTGATGGATGTTTGGTTCCAAAGCTCTTCCAGATGACGCAGGAATGGAGACTCGGGCCATGGCAGACTCCAAAGAGTGCAACCTGTCAATAGATAACAAAAGAGTCTTAATAGACTAGTAAATCCCACACTGATCTGCACACaaaagtgttttataataaacaaaataaatagataaaccCATCACATACTGATGACATGCATATTTTTAAGAAGGAACAGCCTACCAGTTGGTTGCTTCATGTGCACAACTGGTTGAAAGAAGGAACAGGAGAGGGAGTATGCCTCTTTGGTGGCAGCAGTCTTGGCTATCTGTTTTCTAAAAGACTCGGGCAGACCACTCTTTAAGAACTCTCTGCGTGCCCTGAACTGCTCATCATCCTGGGAGTTTTCAGAACCCTCACGACTGCTCTCATCAAAAATGGACACTTTCCGAGCAGTTTTCTCCTGGCCCAGAGAGGCCCCCTTTGAGCCTGtcacaaaaagacaaagcacaTTTAGAGGATATTTCAACACATAACAACAAACCGGTGAACAATAACTTTTCCACAGAGTGGGGAAAAACTACCTGGGACAGACTTGCCATCTTTGCACGGTGGGGTGGCTCTGCCCAGAACATCATTTAGACTGCGTAAAGCCTTTTTACTCTTTTCG of Anabas testudineus chromosome 8, fAnaTes1.2, whole genome shotgun sequence contains these proteins:
- the atad5a gene encoding ATPase family AAA domain-containing protein 5 isoform X2 gives rise to the protein MAGVVAMASVIEDFDTQPCKKSRKDGSSPVGKTITNYFSPVAKVVDKPFSPPRSNNIMDYFSRKGQSSKEKTSPPEQSKEKSPEAVMKQPSQKRGRKTSKAARKLVEAETVSSTEEVSCLIVEQPQESEDAAPKKTCAVLGRDTAALLAQFSADVCVAAGISETSSTVSVEQTEKDEYHEDDINCENGVKSKPELKSLPLSPVEPPSEKVKQTSSNHRKQQEQEAKQQEPEEKDAENSFGDVSMEVNVDETSQLNSSTITISFEDFVRSQSQGKTEEHTEDHLANEDQSEITTEAEKNHVDNLNIPKAEDNLDSGEPLLQVSPRTLTIQAEVHVVSPKQEELKAVGKVASIFNRRKGTNGPSETVSSPHAEAGPQLSCSSLSVKRKSNVVLQEEDLELAVLESESLPKCSEAERKQFMAAFKQPSLDGSKTKPVKSQGKQKQPEEKNLDTTIIEEDAVIPPSTEQAPPSSQVNNGTKKKIARKGRKKTKEEKEAVATPLASVEETVTTIDDNKEECPVTSTPSIPAVRRSKREAVIRHTPGTSPTTLNRKTRKLNESNNTAPAATALPDSPVKISTPKTRKSKHRVFVAEMVCPPDTKESPIRIKFTRIHRDVSTSKTEGGSGLNSSLAIKTSNESKKRKQAKKLVEKAKVIQQSKKTCVDVKSNLRRSSRNEACIKKSYCEDEDSVICVEEDQTQTAPEKSKKALRSLNDVLGRATPPCKDGKSVPGSKGASLGQEKTARKVSIFDESSREGSENSQDDEQFRARREFLKSGLPESFRKQIAKTAATKEAYSLSCSFFQPVVHMKQPTGCTLWSLPWPESPFLRHLEELWNQTSITLPSVSSSFCLKTKPACRAPCEQGSGWRPEISESVRQLLMEEISTSNPLFPVQMFITRFLKRRTDHQQQHYTAELEPSRLKNTQLPAEPIGGKRKRIDDEGANAVKVAKKQRASSSQEDISTPELERTKRGGRTRRLQRSKPEVPSTDDSVIIVDELLGEDTGKKEVVKEDVLWTDKYQPQHSSDILDNSASVKRLHSWLKEWKLRADREERKKQKDKKQEEGSNDSDWDCGEEDSQDGEDTLCNTLLITGPTGVGKTAAVYACAQELGFKVFEVNASSQRSGRLILSQLKEATQSHQVDSQGVNAHKPTYFNSYGTSSSAGTARPGSSPRKVNSPRRVVSSPRKLPQSPRGARRGGLAPTSLANFFKPTSNKQLPNAAKTEPTASSKKAIKENEAAIKNKDLTVKSPSASTPNEEQSKKMATSLILFEEVDVIFDDDSGFLAAIKTFMTTTKRPVILTTSDPAFSTMFDGNFEEIHFKTPSVLNVGSYLQLLCLAEDMRTDLSDITSLLRLNGCDIRQSLLQLQFWTRSAGGRHIPRPLTHTGKNTELKPETDGEAADTTLCAEAVPSTLPSCDTGCTETRLGLLNIEPQRDIWELLRKPEEEAVCWKLLTDSRRRGVDLLYSNMETLLPLPRTPLATSTHKLDQFASLSQIHPSVHPKEPLSSSCLQPDMLPSHTRLLHTAESADYSDDGSPVKVSSRMKKNKRRHCLPDQNGLHSDSDSEDSFLSLCKPQGAPQAKEQVKESLVSETMKRKPLSPEERLKNLPVSQCLESVADFLDNMSYIDTSLFVHPEGSNIHRRTSPVCAVLKDGMTDESRVESERGSWVREERGLEIQAAVELLSFHRCQASVAEAWDKAQKLEGELRKEAAAALTLPVVSHCEGYSFTQDNPCQPQQVLERREVMESLMLRGLVGTFGNRAAAALDYLPTLRTICRSEQLKEQGKVKRRFLHYLDAIHLGLDKSTLQHLAKDFP
- the atad5a gene encoding ATPase family AAA domain-containing protein 5 isoform X1; the encoded protein is MAGVVAMASVIEDFDTQPCKKSRKDGSSPVGKTITNYFSPVAKVVDKPFSPPRSNNIMDYFSRKGQSSKEKTSPPEQSKEKSPEAVMKQPSQKRGRKTSKAARKLVEAETVSSTEEVSCLIVEQPQESEDAAPKKTCAVLGRDTAALLAQFSADVCVAAGISETSSTVSVEQTEKDEYHEDDINCENGVKSKPELKSLPLSPVEPPSEKVKQTSSNHRKQQEQEAKQQEPEEKDAENSFGDVSMEVNVDETSQLNSSTITISFEDFVRSQSQGKTEEHTEDHLANEDQSEITTEAEKNHVDNLNIPKAEDNLDSGEPLLQVSPRTLTIQAEVHVVSPKQEELKAVGKVASIFNRRKGTNGPSETVSSPHAEAGPQLSCSSLSVKRKSNVVLQEEDLELAVLESESLPKCSEAERKQFMAAFKQPSLDGSKTKPVKSQGKQKQPEEKNLDTTIIEEDAVIPPSTEQAPPSSQVNNGTKKKIARKGRKKTKEEKEAVATPLASVEETVTTIDDNKEECPVTSTPSIPAVRRSKREAVIRHTPGTSPTTLNRKTRKLNESNNTAPAATALPDSPVKISTPKTRKSKHRVFVAEMVCPPDTKESPIRIKFTRIHRDVSTSKTEGGSGLNSSLAIKTSNESKKRKQAKKLVEKAKVIQQSKKTCVDVKSNLRRSSRNEACIKKSYCEDEDSVICVEEDQTQTAPEKSKKALRSLNDVLGRATPPCKDGKSVPGSKGASLGQEKTARKVSIFDESSREGSENSQDDEQFRARREFLKSGLPESFRKQIAKTAATKEAYSLSCSFFQPVVHMKQPTGCTLWSLPWPESPFLRHLEELWNQTSITLPSVSSSFCLKTKPACRAPCEQGSGWRPEISESVRQLLMEEISTSNPLFPVQMFITRFLKRRTDHQQQHYTAELEPSRLKNTQLPAEPIGGKRKRIDDEGANAVKVAKKQRASSSQEDISTPELERTKRGGRTRRLQRSKPEVPSTDDSVIIVDELLGEDTGKKEVVKEDVLWTDKYQPQHSSDILDNSASVKRLHSWLKEWKLRADREERKKQKDKKQEEGSNDSDWDCGEEDSQDGEDTLCNTLLITGPTGVGKTAAVYACAQELGFKVFEVNASSQRSGRLILSQLKEATQSHQVDSQGVNAHKPTYFNSYGTSSSAGTARPGSSPRKVNSPRRVVSSPRKLPQSPRGARRGGLAPTSLANFFKPTSNKQLPNAAKTEPTASSKKAIKENEAAIKNKDLTVKSPSASTPNEEQSKKMATSLILFEEVDVIFDDDSGFLAAIKTFMTTTKRPVILTTSDPAFSTMFDGNFEEIHFKTPSVLNVGSYLQLLCLAEDMRTDLSDITSLLRLNGCDIRQSLLQLQFWTRSAGGRHIPRPLTHTGKNTELKPETDGEAADTTLCAEAVPSTLPSCDTGCTETRLGLLNIEPQRDIWELLRQKPEEEAVCWKLLTDSRRRGVDLLYSNMETLLPLPRTPLATSTHKLDQFASLSQIHPSVHPKEPLSSSCLQPDMLPSHTRLLHTAESADYSDDGSPVKVSSRMKKNKRRHCLPDQNGLHSDSDSEDSFLSLCKPQGAPQAKEQVKESLVSETMKRKPLSPEERLKNLPVSQCLESVADFLDNMSYIDTSLFVHPEGSNIHRRTSPVCAVLKDGMTDESRVESERGSWVREERGLEIQAAVELLSFHRCQASVAEAWDKAQKLEGELRKEAAAALTLPVVSHCEGYSFTQDNPCQPQQVLERREVMESLMLRGLVGTFGNRAAAALDYLPTLRTICRSEQLKEQGKVKRRFLHYLDAIHLGLDKSTLQHLAKDFP